From the Pontiella agarivorans genome, one window contains:
- a CDS encoding sodium ion-translocating decarboxylase subunit beta — protein sequence MPQGAGQFIMIIVGLVLIFLAIKKGFEPLLLLPIGFGAILTNIPMAGIAAGPMPGQPGGFLYYFYTVGVESGVFPLLIFMGVGAMTDFGPLLANPKTALLGAAAQFGIFIALLGAMWLGGAFGMFTLQDSAAIGIIGGADGPTAIFLASRLSPNLLGAIAVAAYSYMALVPIIQPPIMRLLTTPEERAIEMKQLRHVTKTEKIVFPLLVLILCLLLLPSATPLIGMLMLGNLMKECKVVDRLSDTAQNSLINIVTIMLGLAVGSKLAAEKFLNVQTLGVLALGLIAFCIGTAAGVLLAKLMNKLSKEQINPLIGSAGVSAVPMAARVSNKVGLEANPQNFLLMHAMGPNVAGVIGSAVAAGVLLALCG from the coding sequence AGGGCTTTGAGCCGCTGCTGCTGTTGCCAATTGGTTTCGGTGCCATTCTGACCAATATTCCGATGGCCGGAATTGCGGCGGGGCCGATGCCGGGGCAGCCGGGTGGTTTTCTGTATTATTTCTACACGGTAGGCGTGGAGTCGGGCGTTTTTCCGCTGCTCATCTTTATGGGGGTCGGCGCCATGACGGACTTCGGTCCGCTATTGGCCAATCCGAAGACCGCTCTGCTGGGTGCGGCGGCGCAGTTCGGGATCTTTATTGCGCTGTTGGGTGCCATGTGGCTCGGCGGTGCATTCGGAATGTTTACGCTGCAGGATTCGGCTGCCATTGGTATCATCGGTGGTGCAGACGGCCCGACGGCCATCTTTTTGGCTTCGCGTCTTTCGCCAAACCTGCTGGGGGCGATTGCTGTCGCGGCGTACTCTTATATGGCACTGGTACCGATTATTCAGCCGCCCATTATGCGGCTGCTGACCACCCCGGAAGAGCGTGCCATTGAAATGAAGCAGCTGCGTCATGTCACCAAAACGGAAAAGATTGTCTTCCCGCTGCTGGTGTTAATTCTCTGTCTGCTGTTGCTGCCTTCGGCGACACCGCTGATCGGTATGCTGATGCTCGGCAACCTGATGAAAGAGTGTAAGGTGGTGGATCGTCTTTCGGATACCGCGCAGAATTCATTGATCAATATTGTGACAATCATGCTCGGTCTGGCGGTCGGTTCTAAGCTGGCGGCTGAAAAGTTCCTGAACGTGCAGACGCTCGGCGTACTGGCTCTGGGGCTCATTGCTTTCTGTATCGGCACGGCGGCGGGAGTTCTGCTGGCGAAGCTGATGAATAAGCTGAGCAAAGAGCAGATCAACCCGCTGATCGGTTCGGCCGGTGTTTCCGCGGTGCCGATGGCGGCGCGTGTTTCCAATAAAGTGGGTCTTGAGGCGAATCCGCAGAACTTCCTGCTGATGCATGCCATGGGGCCGAATGTGGCCGGTGTGATCGGTTCTGCTGTGGCTGCGGGGGTGTTGCTCG